The following coding sequences are from one Pelecanus crispus isolate bPelCri1 chromosome 15, bPelCri1.pri, whole genome shotgun sequence window:
- the PRDM2 gene encoding PR domain zinc finger protein 2 isoform X1, with amino-acid sequence MRDSKEGHKEEDETPSVSAVLSLEQTAVIQEMVNQDVRPKLMIPSPTSEPQMVTEDKQGEAINCASDDLDDDEEEDDEEEEDEEEIEDTNMPKENAEMPLICEEKLDSMEEQKSTSEDSPESSPKKKLVVKIPKARGESNGDVQETFMFPCQHCERKFTTKQGLERHMHIHISTVNHAFKCRYCGKAFGTQINRRRHERRHEAGPKRKPFLTLPSSQHLDNVADNQVIVDDGLKDDLNVSSLVQDSVVLDSEKVSEEMSNSAFAEENKEPKELHPCKYCKKVFGTHTNMRRHQRRVHERHLIPKGVRRKGFFTEEPPLQTEQAPPVQSVYIASTEIEEEGEVDDVYIMDISSNISENLNYYIDGKIQSNSSTSNCDVIQMESNSADLYGLNCIISPVTVEISPNLKVTQTHVNEPPKEASSSGSNESKKRRTASPPLVPKIKTEIDPEPITPTSSLNLPLSISTESLPFHKEKGVYLSSKLKQLLQTQDSKKIAPSSEIPKLGPSVTSSPILPPVSSRFKRRTSSPPSSPQHSPVLRDFVKSGEGKTVWNDNIRSSKMPKLESHSNSPAWSLTGREEKETLSPLCFEDYKISKDWTAAPTFGNVCNQQPLDLSSGVKQRSDVKNKNQVPWESVLDLSVHKKPCSDAEIREYKENSIQPTCSGVKKKKPTTCMLQKVLLNEYNGTDAATDSPLGVNRSASPGKSLEPQAEPDTDPSLSASSSVDTQPLSSSVSPVPQTSAVPSMCQLPPLLTPTNPPSPPPCPPVLTVATSPPPLLPTMPLSIPDVSASATNTSSCPSPLSNTTTQSPLPVLSPTVSPSPSPVPSVEPLISAASPGPPTLSSSSSSSSSSSFSSSSSSSSPSPPPLSVVSSVVSSADNLENTLPIIKQEEAENEQKAREDPHTSSESGVVQETFNKSFVCNVCESPFLSIKDLTKHLSIHAEEWPFKCEFCVQLFRDKTDLSEHRFLLHGVGNIFVCSVCKKEFAFLCNLQQHQRDLHPDKECTHHEFESGTLRPQNFTDPSKANMEHMQSLPEDYLEPSKEEEDDDLNDSSEELYTTIKIMASGVKSKDPDVRMGLNQHYPSFKPPPFQYHHRNPMGIGVTATNFTTHNIPQTFTTAIRCTKCGKSVDNMPELHKHILACASASDKKRYTPKKNPVPLKQTVQPKNGMVVIAGPGKNAFRRMGQPKRLNFNVEISKMSSNKLKISALKKKNQLVQKAILQKKKSAQQKAELKNNPSESDSHICPYCNREFTYIGSLNKHASYSCPKKPISPSSKKNFSKKSASSASPASSEKGNNQRRRTADAEIKMQSMQPHLGKTRARTSGPAQTQLPSASFKSKQNVKYVPPIRSKKPNSSSSLRNSSPIRVSKMSHVDGKKTKVVAKNSSSGISSKASRKLHVRIQRNNKAVLPSKSAVASKKKADRFTVKSRERIGGPITRSLQQAANAEAAENKRDESSTKQELKDFSYRLRMASRCPSSSSHNTSTRQCKKSNCSASHFFKE; translated from the exons ATGAGGGATTCTAAAGAGG GTCACAAAGAGGAAGATGAAACGCCTTCTGTTTCTGCCGTACTGTCCCTGGAACAAACAGCTGTGATTCAGGAAATGGTGAATCAAGATGTACGTCCAAAGCTGATGATCCCCAGTCCTACCAGTGAACCACAAATGGTAACTGAAGACAAACAAGGAGAAGCAATAAACTGTGCATCAGATGATTTGGATGATGACgaagaggaggatgatgaagaagaggaagatgaagaggagaTAGAAGATACCAATATGcctaaagaaaatgctgaaatgccTTTGATATGTGAAGAAAAGTTAGACTCTATGGAAGAGCAAAAGAGCACGTCAGAAGACTCTCCAGAAAGCTCTCCAAAGAAAAAACTTGTTGTGAAAATTCCAAAAGCGAGAGGTGAATCGAATGGTGATGTTCAGGAAACGTTCATGTTTCCCTGTCAGCATTGTGAGAGGAAGTTTACAACAAAGCAAGGACTCGAACGCCACATGCACATCCACATATCTACTGTTAACCATGCTTTCAAGTGTCGATATTGTGGGAAAGCCTTTGGTACTCAAATTAACAGGCGAAGACATGAGCGACGCCATGAGGCAGGGCCAAAAAGGAAACCGTTCTTAACGCTACCATCATCACAACACTTGGATAACGTTGCTGATAACCAAGTAATTGTGGATGATGGTCTTAAAGATGACCTGAACGTTTCCAGTCTCGTGCAAGACTCTGTTGTCTTGGATTCTGAGAAAGTTTCCGAAGAAATGTCAAACTCTGCTTTTGCTGAGGAAAACAAGGAGCCCAAAGAATTGCATCCATGCAAATACTGCAAAAAGGTTTTTGGAACTCACACCAACATGCGGAGGCATCAGCGTAGGGTTCATGAGCGTCATCTTATTCCCAAAGGTGTCAGAAGAAAAGGATTCTTTACTGAAGAGCCACCGCTTCAGACGGAGCAGGCCCCACCAGTCCAGAGTGTATATATAGCAAGTACAGAAATAGAAGAGGAAGGTGAAGTAGATGATGTCTACATTATGGACATTTCCAGCAATatctctgaaaatttaaattattacattGATGGTAAAATTCAGTCCAACAGCAGCACTAGCAATTGTGATGTGATTCAGATGGAGTCCAACTCTGCAGACTTATATGGACTGAATTGTATAATCAGTCCAGTCACGGTGGAAATTTCCCCAAATTTAAAGGTTACACAAACGCACGTGAATGAACCTCCTAAGGAAGCCTCTAGCAGTGGGAGCAATGAATCCAAAAAGAGGAGAactgccagccctcctcttgtaccaaaaataaaaactgaaatagaCCCAGAACCTATAACTCCTACTAGTTCTTTAAATCTTCCTCTTAGCATTTCAACAGAAAGCTTAccttttcataaagaaaaaggtGTTTATTTGTCATCAAAATTAAAGCAGCTTCTTCAGACGCAGGACAGTAAGAAGATAGCTCCGTCAAGTGAAATCCCTAAACTAGGACCTTCTGTTACATCGTCACCTATTTTGCCTCCAGTATCCAGTAGATTTAAAAGAAGGACCAGCTCTCCTCCCAGTTCTCCACAGCACAGTCCAGTACTTCGAGACTTTGTCAAATCAGGTGAGGGAAAAACTGTGTGGAATGATAATATTCGGAGTTCAAAAATGCCAAAGTTAGAAAGCCACAGCAACTCACCTGCTTGGAGCTTGactggaagggaggaaaaagagactTTGAGCCCTCTTTGCTTTGAAGACTATAAAATATCAAAAGACTGGACAGCAGCTCCAACTTTTGGCAATGTGTGCAACCAGCAGCCACTGGATTTATCTAGCGGTGTGAAACAAAGGTCTGATGTCAAAAATAAGAATCAGGTTCCCTGGGAATCTGTTTTAGATTTAAGTGTGCATAAGAAGCCTTGCAGCGATGCTGAAATTAGGGAATATAAAGAAAATTCCATACAGCCAACCTGTAGTGgtgttaaaaagaagaaaccaacCACTTGCATGTTACAGAAGGTTCTGCTGAATGAGTATAATGGAACAGACGCAGCCACAGACAGCCCGCTCGGTGTAAACAGGAGCGCAAGCCCCGGCAAATCCCTGGAGCCTCAGGCAGAACCTGACACGGATCCCAGTCTGTCTGCATCGTCTTCTGTTGACACTCAGCCCCTCAGCTCCTCGGTTTCCCCTGTGCCACAGACCTCCGCCGTACCTTCCATGTGCCAGCTGCCTCCTTTGTTAACGCCGACCAATCCTCCttccccgccgccctgcccgcctGTGTTAACGGTCGCTACGTCgcctcctccccttcttcccaccATGCCCTTATCAATTCCAGACGTCTCTGCCAGCGCCACTAACACTTCTTCCTGCCCGTCGCCACTTTCTAACACTACTACCCAGTCCCCGCTACCAGTTCTTTCACCTACGGTTTCTCCTTCTCCATCTCCTGTTCCTTCTGTTGAACCtcttatttctgctgcttcacCTGGTCCTCCTACACTCTCTTCCTCgtcttcctcctcatcttcctcctctttctcctcctcttcatcttcatcatctccatctccaccacctctttctgtagtttcttctgttgtttcctCTGCTGATAATCTTGAAAATACTCTCCCAATCATAAAACAGGAAGAAGCTGAAAACgaacagaaagcaagagaagatCCTCATACTTCAAGTGAATCGGGAGTAGTGCAGGAAACATTCAATAAAAGCTTTGTGTGCAATGTCTGTGAAtcaccttttctttctattaaaGACCTAACGAAGCATTTATCCATTCATGCTGAAGAGTGGCCCTTCAAATGTGAATTCTGTGTACAGCTTTTTAGGGACAAAACAGACTTGTCGGAACATCGCTTTCTGCTTCATGGAGTAGGAAATATCTTTGTCTGCTCGGTCTGTAAAAAggaatttgcttttttgtgcAATTTGCAACAGCATCAGCGGGATCTCCATCCAGACAAAGAGTGCACACATCATGAGTTTGAAAGTGGGACTTTGAGACCCCAGAATTTTACTGACCCCAGTAAAGCGAACATGGAGCACATGCAGAGCCTGCCAGAAGATTATTTGGAACCTTCtaaagaggaggaagatgacGATCTAAATGATTCCTCCGAAGAGCTTTATACTACTATAAAAATAATGGCTTCTGGAGTAAAATCTAAAGATCCGGATGTTCGTATGGGCCTCAATCAACACTATCCAAGCTTTAAACCACCTCCATTTCAGTATCACCATCGTAATCCTATGGGTATTGGAGTTACTGCAACAAACTTCACTACCCATAATATTCCACAGACTTTTACTACTGCCATTCGATGCACAAAATGTGGGAAAAGTGTTGACAACATGCCTGAGTTACACAAACACATATTGGCCTGTGCATCTGCCAGTGATAAAAAGAGatacacaccaaaaaaaaatccagtaccGCTGAAGCAGACAGTGCAGCCTAAGAATGGCATGGTTGTTATAGCTGGCCCTGGAAAGAATGCCTTCAGACGAATGGGTCAGCCTAAAAGACTTAATTTCAATGTTGAGATCAGCAAAATGTCTTCgaataaactaaaaataagtgcattgaaaaagaaaaaccagctTGTCCAGAAAGCtatcttgcagaaaaagaaatctgcccagcagaaggcagaattgaaaaataatccatccgAGTCAGACTCTCACATCTGCCCCTACTGTAATAGAGAATTTACCTATATTGGGAGTTTGAATAAACATGCGTCCTACAGCTGTCCCAAAAAACCCATCTCTCCCTCCtctaaaaagaatttttcaaaaaaaagtgCAAGTTCCGCTTCACCTGCAAGCAGTGAAAAAGGCAACAACCAGCGTAGGCGAACAGCAGATGcagaaatcaaaatgcaaagcatgCAGCCTCACTTGGGCAAGACGAGAGCACGAACCTCAGGACCTGCACAAACCCAGCTTCCCTCTGCATCcttcaaatcaaaacaaaatgttaaatatgTACCTCCCATTCGATCTAAAAAGCCAAATTCATCTTCGTCATTGAGGAACTCTAGTCCTATAAGAGTGTCCAAAATGTCCCATGTTGATGGGAAAAAAACTAAGGTGGTCGCTAAGAACAGTTCCTCTGGAATCTCAAGCAAAGCATCCCGGAAACTGCACGTCAGAATACAAAGGAATAATAAAGCTGTCTTGCCCAGTAAGTCTGCTGTGGCAAGTAAGAAAAAGGCAGACAGATTCACTGTAAAATCTAGAGAGAGGATTGGAGGACCTATAACACGAAGCCTACAGCAGGCG
- the PRDM2 gene encoding PR domain zinc finger protein 2 isoform X2: protein MRDSKEGHKEEDETPSVSAVLSLEQTAVIQEMVNQDVRPKLMIPSPTSEPQMVTEDKQGEAINCASDDLDDDEEEDDEEEEDEEEIEDTNMPKENAEMPLICEEKLDSMEEQKSTSEDSPESSPKKKLVVKIPKARGESNGDVQETFMFPCQHCERKFTTKQGLERHMHIHISTVNHAFKCRYCGKAFGTQINRRRHERRHEAGPKRKPFLTLPSSQHLDNVADNQVIVDDGLKDDLNVSSLVQDSVVLDSEKVSEEMSNSAFAEENKEPKELHPCKYCKKVFGTHTNMRRHQRRVHERHLIPKGVRRKGFFTEEPPLQTEQAPPVQSVYIASTEIEEEGEVDDVYIMDISSNISENLNYYIDGKIQSNSSTSNCDVIQMESNSADLYGLNCIISPVTVEISPNLKVTQTHVNEPPKEASSSGSNESKKRRTASPPLVPKIKTEIDPEPITPTSSLNLPLSISTESLPFHKEKGVYLSSKLKQLLQTQDSKKIAPSSEIPKLGPSVTSSPILPPVSSRFKRRTSSPPSSPQHSPVLRDFVKSGEGKTVWNDNIRSSKMPKLESHSNSPAWSLTGREEKETLSPLCFEDYKISKDWTAAPTFGNVCNQQPLDLSSGVKQRSDVKNKNQVPWESVLDLSVHKKPCSDAEIREYKENSIQPTCSGVKKKKPTTCMLQKVLLNEYNGTDAATDSPLGVNRSASPGKSLEPQAEPDTDPSLSASSSVDTQPLSSSVSPVPQTSAVPSMCQLPPLLTPTNPPSPPPCPPVLTVATSPPPLLPTMPLSIPDVSASATNTSSCPSPLSNTTTQSPLPVLSPTVSPSPSPVPSVEPLISAASPGPPTLSSSSSSSSSSSFSSSSSSSSPSPPPLSVVSSVVSSADNLENTLPIIKQEEAENEQKAREDPHTSSESGVVQETFNKSFVCNVCESPFLSIKDLTKHLSIHAEEWPFKCEFCVQLFRDKTDLSEHRFLLHGVGNIFVCSVCKKEFAFLCNLQQHQRDLHPDKECTHHEFESGTLRPQNFTDPSKANMEHMQSLPEDYLEPSKEEEDDDLNDSSEELYTTIKIMASGVKSKDPDVRMGLNQHYPSFKPPPFQYHHRNPMGIGVTATNFTTHNIPQTFTTAIRCTKCGKSVDNMPELHKHILACASASDKKRYTPKKNPVPLKQTVQPKNGMVVIAGPGKNAFRRMGQPKRLNFNVEISKMSSNKLKISALKKKNQLVQKAILQKKKSAQQKAELKNNPSESDSHICPYCNREFTYIGSLNKHASYSCPKKPISPSSKKNFSKKSASSASPASSEKGNNQRRRTADAEIKMQSMQPHLGKTRARTSGPAQTQLPSASFKSKQNVKYVPPIRSKKPNSSSSLRNSSPIRVSKMSHVDGKKTKVVAKNSSSGISSKASRKLHVRIQRNNKAVLPSKSAVASKKKADRFTVKSRERIGGPITRSLQQAANAEAAENKRDESSTKQELKDFRNLL from the exons ATGAGGGATTCTAAAGAGG GTCACAAAGAGGAAGATGAAACGCCTTCTGTTTCTGCCGTACTGTCCCTGGAACAAACAGCTGTGATTCAGGAAATGGTGAATCAAGATGTACGTCCAAAGCTGATGATCCCCAGTCCTACCAGTGAACCACAAATGGTAACTGAAGACAAACAAGGAGAAGCAATAAACTGTGCATCAGATGATTTGGATGATGACgaagaggaggatgatgaagaagaggaagatgaagaggagaTAGAAGATACCAATATGcctaaagaaaatgctgaaatgccTTTGATATGTGAAGAAAAGTTAGACTCTATGGAAGAGCAAAAGAGCACGTCAGAAGACTCTCCAGAAAGCTCTCCAAAGAAAAAACTTGTTGTGAAAATTCCAAAAGCGAGAGGTGAATCGAATGGTGATGTTCAGGAAACGTTCATGTTTCCCTGTCAGCATTGTGAGAGGAAGTTTACAACAAAGCAAGGACTCGAACGCCACATGCACATCCACATATCTACTGTTAACCATGCTTTCAAGTGTCGATATTGTGGGAAAGCCTTTGGTACTCAAATTAACAGGCGAAGACATGAGCGACGCCATGAGGCAGGGCCAAAAAGGAAACCGTTCTTAACGCTACCATCATCACAACACTTGGATAACGTTGCTGATAACCAAGTAATTGTGGATGATGGTCTTAAAGATGACCTGAACGTTTCCAGTCTCGTGCAAGACTCTGTTGTCTTGGATTCTGAGAAAGTTTCCGAAGAAATGTCAAACTCTGCTTTTGCTGAGGAAAACAAGGAGCCCAAAGAATTGCATCCATGCAAATACTGCAAAAAGGTTTTTGGAACTCACACCAACATGCGGAGGCATCAGCGTAGGGTTCATGAGCGTCATCTTATTCCCAAAGGTGTCAGAAGAAAAGGATTCTTTACTGAAGAGCCACCGCTTCAGACGGAGCAGGCCCCACCAGTCCAGAGTGTATATATAGCAAGTACAGAAATAGAAGAGGAAGGTGAAGTAGATGATGTCTACATTATGGACATTTCCAGCAATatctctgaaaatttaaattattacattGATGGTAAAATTCAGTCCAACAGCAGCACTAGCAATTGTGATGTGATTCAGATGGAGTCCAACTCTGCAGACTTATATGGACTGAATTGTATAATCAGTCCAGTCACGGTGGAAATTTCCCCAAATTTAAAGGTTACACAAACGCACGTGAATGAACCTCCTAAGGAAGCCTCTAGCAGTGGGAGCAATGAATCCAAAAAGAGGAGAactgccagccctcctcttgtaccaaaaataaaaactgaaatagaCCCAGAACCTATAACTCCTACTAGTTCTTTAAATCTTCCTCTTAGCATTTCAACAGAAAGCTTAccttttcataaagaaaaaggtGTTTATTTGTCATCAAAATTAAAGCAGCTTCTTCAGACGCAGGACAGTAAGAAGATAGCTCCGTCAAGTGAAATCCCTAAACTAGGACCTTCTGTTACATCGTCACCTATTTTGCCTCCAGTATCCAGTAGATTTAAAAGAAGGACCAGCTCTCCTCCCAGTTCTCCACAGCACAGTCCAGTACTTCGAGACTTTGTCAAATCAGGTGAGGGAAAAACTGTGTGGAATGATAATATTCGGAGTTCAAAAATGCCAAAGTTAGAAAGCCACAGCAACTCACCTGCTTGGAGCTTGactggaagggaggaaaaagagactTTGAGCCCTCTTTGCTTTGAAGACTATAAAATATCAAAAGACTGGACAGCAGCTCCAACTTTTGGCAATGTGTGCAACCAGCAGCCACTGGATTTATCTAGCGGTGTGAAACAAAGGTCTGATGTCAAAAATAAGAATCAGGTTCCCTGGGAATCTGTTTTAGATTTAAGTGTGCATAAGAAGCCTTGCAGCGATGCTGAAATTAGGGAATATAAAGAAAATTCCATACAGCCAACCTGTAGTGgtgttaaaaagaagaaaccaacCACTTGCATGTTACAGAAGGTTCTGCTGAATGAGTATAATGGAACAGACGCAGCCACAGACAGCCCGCTCGGTGTAAACAGGAGCGCAAGCCCCGGCAAATCCCTGGAGCCTCAGGCAGAACCTGACACGGATCCCAGTCTGTCTGCATCGTCTTCTGTTGACACTCAGCCCCTCAGCTCCTCGGTTTCCCCTGTGCCACAGACCTCCGCCGTACCTTCCATGTGCCAGCTGCCTCCTTTGTTAACGCCGACCAATCCTCCttccccgccgccctgcccgcctGTGTTAACGGTCGCTACGTCgcctcctccccttcttcccaccATGCCCTTATCAATTCCAGACGTCTCTGCCAGCGCCACTAACACTTCTTCCTGCCCGTCGCCACTTTCTAACACTACTACCCAGTCCCCGCTACCAGTTCTTTCACCTACGGTTTCTCCTTCTCCATCTCCTGTTCCTTCTGTTGAACCtcttatttctgctgcttcacCTGGTCCTCCTACACTCTCTTCCTCgtcttcctcctcatcttcctcctctttctcctcctcttcatcttcatcatctccatctccaccacctctttctgtagtttcttctgttgtttcctCTGCTGATAATCTTGAAAATACTCTCCCAATCATAAAACAGGAAGAAGCTGAAAACgaacagaaagcaagagaagatCCTCATACTTCAAGTGAATCGGGAGTAGTGCAGGAAACATTCAATAAAAGCTTTGTGTGCAATGTCTGTGAAtcaccttttctttctattaaaGACCTAACGAAGCATTTATCCATTCATGCTGAAGAGTGGCCCTTCAAATGTGAATTCTGTGTACAGCTTTTTAGGGACAAAACAGACTTGTCGGAACATCGCTTTCTGCTTCATGGAGTAGGAAATATCTTTGTCTGCTCGGTCTGTAAAAAggaatttgcttttttgtgcAATTTGCAACAGCATCAGCGGGATCTCCATCCAGACAAAGAGTGCACACATCATGAGTTTGAAAGTGGGACTTTGAGACCCCAGAATTTTACTGACCCCAGTAAAGCGAACATGGAGCACATGCAGAGCCTGCCAGAAGATTATTTGGAACCTTCtaaagaggaggaagatgacGATCTAAATGATTCCTCCGAAGAGCTTTATACTACTATAAAAATAATGGCTTCTGGAGTAAAATCTAAAGATCCGGATGTTCGTATGGGCCTCAATCAACACTATCCAAGCTTTAAACCACCTCCATTTCAGTATCACCATCGTAATCCTATGGGTATTGGAGTTACTGCAACAAACTTCACTACCCATAATATTCCACAGACTTTTACTACTGCCATTCGATGCACAAAATGTGGGAAAAGTGTTGACAACATGCCTGAGTTACACAAACACATATTGGCCTGTGCATCTGCCAGTGATAAAAAGAGatacacaccaaaaaaaaatccagtaccGCTGAAGCAGACAGTGCAGCCTAAGAATGGCATGGTTGTTATAGCTGGCCCTGGAAAGAATGCCTTCAGACGAATGGGTCAGCCTAAAAGACTTAATTTCAATGTTGAGATCAGCAAAATGTCTTCgaataaactaaaaataagtgcattgaaaaagaaaaaccagctTGTCCAGAAAGCtatcttgcagaaaaagaaatctgcccagcagaaggcagaattgaaaaataatccatccgAGTCAGACTCTCACATCTGCCCCTACTGTAATAGAGAATTTACCTATATTGGGAGTTTGAATAAACATGCGTCCTACAGCTGTCCCAAAAAACCCATCTCTCCCTCCtctaaaaagaatttttcaaaaaaaagtgCAAGTTCCGCTTCACCTGCAAGCAGTGAAAAAGGCAACAACCAGCGTAGGCGAACAGCAGATGcagaaatcaaaatgcaaagcatgCAGCCTCACTTGGGCAAGACGAGAGCACGAACCTCAGGACCTGCACAAACCCAGCTTCCCTCTGCATCcttcaaatcaaaacaaaatgttaaatatgTACCTCCCATTCGATCTAAAAAGCCAAATTCATCTTCGTCATTGAGGAACTCTAGTCCTATAAGAGTGTCCAAAATGTCCCATGTTGATGGGAAAAAAACTAAGGTGGTCGCTAAGAACAGTTCCTCTGGAATCTCAAGCAAAGCATCCCGGAAACTGCACGTCAGAATACAAAGGAATAATAAAGCTGTCTTGCCCAGTAAGTCTGCTGTGGCAAGTAAGAAAAAGGCAGACAGATTCACTGTAAAATCTAGAGAGAGGATTGGAGGACCTATAACACGAAGCCTACAGCAGGCG